The Rhodothermales bacterium genome contains the following window.
ATCATACACGGCGATGTGGAGGAAACCTGCCGGGGCGCCACCGCCGTCAACACGAAGTGTTGGCACTCCACCCGACGAGGGCACGGACCAGATGCCCCAGCGCGAGCCAGTCGCGCCCAGGAAGTACAATAGGCGGCCGTCTTCGGACCATGCCAGTCCATAGGCCGTCATCCCATCTGGAAGCGAGATCGATCGTGATTCTGCATCTGATGCTCGGGCTACGTAGATCCCATCAGCACCGGTCGTTGCTATTTCTTGACCGACTGGTGACCAGCGCGGGGCGCCGCGGAAGTCTTCCAAAACGACCGACGCGCCCCACCCTACCTCTGACCTACGCGTGATCCTGACTTCTCCCGAGTTCCCGTAAAAGTAAGCGATGGCCTCACCGTCTGATGACCAGGTCGGATACCGCTCATGCACCTCGGAGTCGATCACGGTAGTGACGGCCAGATCCTCTACTGAAACCGTATAGATCCCTCTCGATCCCGTCCGGAACGAGTGGAAGCTCAGTTCGCGACCATCCGGTGACCACTCGAACACGAAGTCGTCCGCTGGATCCTTCGTCACGCGGCGCACGTCACCACCCGAGAGCTCTCGAACGTAGATGTCCTGATTTCCGCCGACATTGGAGTCGTAGGCGAGCCGGCGGCCGTCGGGCGATATCGCGATCCCCTCGATCATCTGGACACCGGTCGTTACCGGTTCCGCATCTTCCGCCGACACGACACCCGAACCGGTCAACTCCGATCGGAATACATTCTGAGAAACCGCCAACTGCGATACGGCCAGCCTGGCGCCATCCGACGAAATATCGAGCGTGTGAGCGCGAAGGCCGACGGTGACTCGTGCCGGAGTGCCCTCTGCGTTTATGCCTTCAATCGCCTGCCAATAGACATCCGTACCTCCGCCACGATCCGACACAAAGAAGATGCCTGCTCCGTCGGGGGACCAGACCGGACTCAGGTTCACGTTCGAATCTGCCGTGACACGAGCAGATTCGCCGGTGTCCAGCGCCAGAATCCAGACGGATGAGGGCGCAATATTGCCCGACAGGTAGGCGGAATTTCCAGACACGAAGGCAATTCGGCTTCCATCCGGCGACCAGTCGGGCGAGTGCGGTACTCTTAACTCGAATGCGACAGTACTCCTGGTCTCAATGTCACGAATTACGAGCGCTGAGCCCTGGCTGTAGACAATGCGCTTGCCGTCCGGTGACCATGTGGGCGTCAACAGGCGCGCATCCTGTTCACGTACAATTGTCGTTACCGGCCCACCCAGGGGCGGAACCGAATACAGAACCCCACCGGACTCAAAAAGGATCGACGTCTGATCCGGAGACCACCGCGGATAGAACACTTGACCTGACAGCTCGTCACCGAGCCGCAACACGCGCCCACCTGCAAGCTGCCGTACATAGAGATGCCCTTCTTTCGCATCCACATAGGCAACCATCTGGCCGTCCGGGGAGAGTGCGGGGAAGATCTCTCCCTGCTCTCCCGTCGTGATCCGGGACAGATGCCTTACGTCAAATTGTGAGTCCGATTCGCCCCGGCCGAGCAAGCCGAACAGGACCCATGCCAGTACGAATCCCAGTGCGGCTGCGCCAGCGCCGATTAGCCATCTCCTGACGGCTGGCTCTGGTGCACCAGTTCGGAGAGTTTGCCTGGACGTCGTAGTGTGGACTCCGGACAGCGGCCCCGATATGCGACTCGTGGAAACTGTCAGGGACTCCAGATCTGCAATCAGTCCCGCCGCCGATTGATACCGATGTTTCGCGGGCTTCCGAAGACACTTCTCGACGATGGTCTCCAGTTCGATCGATACACCCGTGCGAAGAGCGGTCAGTGGTTCCGGATTCTGATTCAGGATGCCGTAGACGACGGCTTGCTCGTAATCAC
Protein-coding sequences here:
- a CDS encoding protein kinase — its product is MIGTTISHYKITDEIGRGGMGVVYKAEDTRLDRTVALKFFPPHALVTEDDRARFYREARAAAALHHPNIATVFEIDEVSLSAPGSTGEEMDPRRRGDDANERSDNVIPTKAGISSGSSAPTTPLIAMEYIEGETLTERVAKGPLPLKDVISIATQSAEALKAAHAKGIVHRDIKSGNIMLTSDGVAKILDFGLAKTAASTKLTQMGSTLGTFAYMSPEQARGEEVDNRSDLWSLGVVIYEMISGRMPFVGDYEQAVVYGILNQNPEPLTALRTGVSIELETIVEKCLRKPAKHRYQSAAGLIADLESLTVSTSRISGPLSGVHTTTSRQTLRTGAPEPAVRRWLIGAGAAALGFVLAWVLFGLLGRGESDSQFDVRHLSRITTGEQGEIFPALSPDGQMVAYVDAKEGHLYVRQLAGGRVLRLGDELSGQVFYPRWSPDQTSILFESGGVLYSVPPLGGPVTTIVREQDARLLTPTWSPDGKRIVYSQGSALVIRDIETRSTVAFELRVPHSPDWSPDGSRIAFVSGNSAYLSGNIAPSSVWILALDTGESARVTADSNVNLSPVWSPDGAGIFFVSDRGGGTDVYWQAIEGINAEGTPARVTVGLRAHTLDISSDGARLAVSQLAVSQNVFRSELTGSGVVSAEDAEPVTTGVQMIEGIAISPDGRRLAYDSNVGGNQDIYVRELSGGDVRRVTKDPADDFVFEWSPDGRELSFHSFRTGSRGIYTVSVEDLAVTTVIDSEVHERYPTWSSDGEAIAYFYGNSGEVRITRRSEVGWGASVVLEDFRGAPRWSPVGQEIATTGADGIYVARASDAESRSISLPDGMTAYGLAWSEDGRLLYFLGATGSRWGIWSVPSSGGVPTLRVDGGGAPAGFLHIAVYDDFVYFTTREVSSDIWLLEF